Genomic segment of Pseudomonas iranensis:
TCGCGGGTGCCCATGGACAGCTCGCCGGGCAGGCGCACGATCTGGAAGCCGTCATCACCGAAGGTTCGGTCTGGCTGGCCGTTGGCATCGAACATGGCGAGGGCGGGCAGGGTGCGATGGGTATTTTCATAATGCAGGCCGGCCAACAGGATTCTTCCGTCGGGCAGCACCTGGACCTTGCCGGCCTTGGCTTCGAAACCGTTAACGAAGCTGCTGATCACGCTGCCCTGATCACCAAAGGACAGATCGGCCGAGCCATCCGCCAACAGCCGCGCCAGGCCAAATCGGCTACCTTTTGGCGTGCCAACTTTGGCCGCGACCAGAATCCGCCCCTGTGCATCGAGCGCTACATGCTGAGTCTGGCTCGATAGACTGCCGGCAAAGTACACCTGCGCAACACCGCCAATGGCGAATGCCGAGTCGAGCGAACCGGGGTTGTTCCATGCAGTAGGCAGCGCAAAAGCGTTCAGGGTGGACATGCCCGCATCTCCTTGCGAGTTGAGCAAAACCGGGGACCCGGTCGGCTAACTGCACGAGCGAAACATTCAATCCCTGAACCGCGAGAAGTACAACTGGATGAACTAACAGAACGACGGTCGCACTGTGCCAGAACAGTGTCTTGTTGAACCAGTCGCAAGCATGCCAAGCATTCCCGTAAAACTGGCCTGACAAGTTACGGTTTACCAATATGAAAAGGGCGGATGACTTTGCGTCATCCGCCCTTGTTCGGTTATCAGTGTGGCATCGACCACGATTGCAGTGTGTGGCCGTCTTCGCTGAGCTCAGCGCGGGCCTGTTGCAGCAGTTGTTCGAGTTGCGCCGGGTCAGAGTAGGCGCTGCTCGGGATCTGTTTGCGACCGATGTGGGAATTGGTGCGGTCGACGACGGTCAGGCTCAGTTCGCCATTGCCGTCTTGTGGCGCCCAGGCTACGCATTGAAAAGGCTTGAACGCGTGGTTGGCAATCAAAAGAGCTTCGTTGATACGCAGCGGGGCAGTCATGGGGTCTTCTCTCTATTGGCGCCCAATCAAGTGATGTGCCGTCGGTTGGGCTTACCGTGCGGCGGGTTACTTGTACTGATGCACGCAACCGGGGGGCGGGTCACACTTGAAACAAAGAAATTTCATGTTCTTTACATAACGGCCGTTCGCTTCGGTAGTCCTGCACATGTCAGGACACCGCGCTGAATTCACCCCTCACCCCAGCCCTCTCCCCGAGGAGAGGGAGCCGACTTGTGGGCTTCTCAAACTTGGATTCGGCTCGATAATTCAGGTCGGTGTAACTCGAACAAACACCACGGTCAGTTCCCTCTCCCTGGGGAGAGGGCTAGGGTGAGGGGCCGCTCTCTGACACAACACAAATAGTCGATAGCTAACTAACAACCAGTTTTCTTATAACTCTTTCATCAAGCTTCATATAAGCAATCGATACAAGCCCCCGTCAAAATCTTGCTAGTGTTACAACCGGGTCTGCCAAATGACTGTTTTTACAATCATTTATAAAATTTGGCGCCAAGGAGCAGTCATGAGCGAAGCGCCCGCGTCGAGACGTTTACTGGTGGTCGATCCATGTGACGACTGCCATCGCCTGTTGCCCGGATTGCGCGCCGTGGGTTGGGATGTCGACAGTTGTAATCTTGAAAACGCCGCATCCCGCGCCTGTGACGTCGGCCTGCTGCGTTTGCAGCCATTCCACCTGGAACGTCCCGAAGCGGTCAAAGAGCTGATCAGCCGCAGCGGCACCGAGTGGATTGCGGTGCTCAATCAGGAAGTCCTGCGCTTACAGAACGTCGGCGACTTCGTCTGTGAGTGGTTCTTCGATTTCCACACCTTGCCCTTCGACGTCTCCCGCGTCCAGGTCACCCTCGGCCGCGCCTTCGGCATGGCGCGTCTGCGCGGGCAGGGCACGATTCATGTCGACCAGCCGGAACACGAACTGCTCGGCGACAGCAAACCGATCCGCGAACTGCGCAAACTGCTGAGCAAACTGGCACCGACCGAGTCGCCGGTATTGATTCGCGGCGAAAGCGGCACCGGCAAAGAACTGGTCGCCCGCACCCTGCACCGCCAATCCCAGCGGCACAGCAAACCATTTGTGGCGATCAACTGCGGGGCGATTCCCGAGCATTTGATTCAGTCTGAACTCTTCGGCCACGAGAAGGGCGCGTTCACTGGCGCTCACCAGCGCAAGGTCGGACGCATAGAAGCGGCCAATGGCGGCACGTTGTTTCTCGATGAAATCGGCGACTTGCCGTTGGAGTTACAG
This window contains:
- a CDS encoding sigma-54 dependent transcriptional regulator; this translates as MSEAPASRRLLVVDPCDDCHRLLPGLRAVGWDVDSCNLENAASRACDVGLLRLQPFHLERPEAVKELISRSGTEWIAVLNQEVLRLQNVGDFVCEWFFDFHTLPFDVSRVQVTLGRAFGMARLRGQGTIHVDQPEHELLGDSKPIRELRKLLSKLAPTESPVLIRGESGTGKELVARTLHRQSQRHSKPFVAINCGAIPEHLIQSELFGHEKGAFTGAHQRKVGRIEAANGGTLFLDEIGDLPLELQANLLRFLQEKHIERVGGSQPIPVDVRVLAATHVDLEAAIEKKRFREDLYYRLNVLQVVTAPLRERHGDLSMLANHFSHFYSHETGRRPRSFSEDALIAMGKHDWPGNVRELANRVRRGLVLAEGRQIEARDLGLISQHSIATPMGTLEDYKTRAERQALCDVLNRHSDNLSVAAKVLGVSRPTFYRLLHKHQIR